The Thermoanaerobaculales bacterium genome segment TATTTGACGGGCTGCCGCGTTCCTCCATTCGGAGGCTCGCCGCACGGTGGGAGAAGGGTGGAGGACAGGCGCCCACCTGTGGTTGCGCAGGTTCAAATAGGGTTGCTCACACGGCCGAAGCGGGGACCTCCACTTTGCCTCCCTAGAGGGCCTGCCGACCTCCAAGCCGGTCACCCCTGATCGCTCCTTGACAGGGGGGACACCGTGAAGCTTCTGATTGCAGCCATCGGCGCGCTGCTGGTGGCGATCATCGCTTTGATCGTGGTGTGGGCGCTCTGGCGAGCGTCCCGGCTGGCTGCGCGCCGCCTGCTCGCCAACGCCGAGAAGGAGGCCCGCCGGATCCGGGCGCGGGCCGAGATCGACGGCCAGCGCATCCAGAAGGACGGCGAGATCCTGGTGCGCGAGCGCCTGCTGGCGGCGCGCACCGAGTTCGAGCACGAGACCCGTGACTACCGCATCGAGCTCGACGGCCTCGCTCGGGAGCTCGACCGCAGGGAGCGCGAGCTCGCCGCCAGCCTCGAGGAGCTGACGGCCCGGGAGGCGGACCTCGGCCGCCTGGCGGCGACCCTCGGCGGCCGCGAGGCCGCCGTCGTCGAGGCCGAGCGGCGGGCCGAGGCGGCAGCCGCCGAGCAGCGGGCCCGCCTCGAGCAGATCTCCGGCATGACCGCCGACCAGGCCAGGTCCGAGCTGATGCGGGGGATGGAGCACGAGGCCCGGATGGAGGCCGCCGGCATGATCCGCCGGGTCGAGGAGGAGGCCACCGAGAAGGCCAAGGACAAGGCCCGCCGGGTGATCTCGATGGCCATCCAGCGCATCGCCTCCGAGCACGTGGTCGAGAGCACGGTCGCGGTCGTCGACCTGCCGTCCGACGAGATGAAGGGCCGGATCATCGGCCGCGAGGGACGCAACATCCGCGCCTTCGAGCAGGCCACCGGCGTCGACCTCATCGTCGACGACACCCCGGAGGCGGTGATCCTGTCCTGCTTCGAGCCGGTGCGGCGCGAGATCGCGCGGCTGGCGCTGACCAACCTCATCCAGGACGGCCGGATCCACCCCGGGCGCATCGAGGAGCTGGTGGCCAAGGTGCAGACCGAGATGGACGAGAAGCTGCTCGCCGACGGCGAGGCGGCGGCCCTGGAGGCGGGCATCCCGGACCTCCACCCCGAGCTCCAGAAGCTGATCGGGCGCCTCCAGTTCCGGTCCTCGTTCGGCCAGAACGCCCTCAAGCACTCGCTCGAGGTGTCGTGGCTCGCCCACCACATGGCGGCCGAGCTCGGCGTCAACGCGAAGGTGGCGGGGAGGGCCGGGCTGCTGCACGACATCGGCAAGGCGGTGGACCGCGAGATGGAGGGCACCCACCTCGAGCTCGGGCGCGAGCTGCTGCGCCGCCACGGCGAGAGCGACGAGGTCATCCACGCGATGGAGTGCCATCACGGCGACGTCGAGCCCCACTCGGTGGAGGCGGTGCTGGTGACGGCGGCGGACGCCCTGTCGGCGGCCCGGCCGGGGGCGCGGCGCGAGATCCTCGAGAACTACATCAAGCGCCTCGACACCCTGGAGAAGGTGGCCAACGACTTCAAGGGGGTCGACAAGGCCTACGCGATCCAGGCCGGCCGCGAGCTGAGGATCGTGGTCGAGTCGGACAAGATCTCGGACGAGGAGGCCCTGTGGCTGGCCCGCGACGTGGCCAAGAAGGTCGAGGCCGAGCTCACCTACCCGGGCCAGATCAAAGTGACGGTGATCCGCGAGACCCGCGCCGTGGAGTACGCCCGGTGATCCGGATCCTGTTCGTCGGCGACGTCATGGGCGGCCCGGGCCGCCGCGCCGTCGAGGCCCACCTCGAGGGCCTGGTGGACCGCGAGCGGATCGACTTCGTGGTCGCCAATATCGAGAACATCGCCGGGGGCTTCGGGCTGACCGCCAAGGTGCTCGAGGAGCTCGAGGGGCTGCCGATCGACGTCCTGACGTCGGGCAATCACGTCTGGGACAAGAAGGAGGGGGTGCCGCTGCTCGACGCCCACCCGGCGCTGCTGCGGCCCGCCAACTACCCCGACGGCAACCCCGGCCGCGGCTGGTGCGTCGAGGAGACGGCCGCCGGGGTTCCGGTGGCGGTCGTCAACCTGCAGGGCCAGGCGCTGATGGCGCCGATCGACAACCCCTTCCGGGTGGCCGATCGGGTGCTCGAGGAGATCCGGCTCGCCCACGACAACCTCCGGGTGATCGTGGTCGACATGCATGCCGAGGCCACCTCGGAGAAGCAGGCGATGGGGTGGCATCTGGACGGCCGGGTGACGGCGGTGCTCGGCACCCACACCCACGTTCCCACCGCCGACGAGCGGATCCTGCCCGAGGGGACCGCCTTTCAGACCGACGTCGGCATGACCGGCCCGTACGAGTCGGTGATCGGGATGCGGCCGGACAAGGTGCTGGAGCGATTCCTGCTCGGCACCCCGAGGCCGTTCGAGCCGGCCAAGCGGGACGTCCAGCTGCGGGGGGCGATCGTCGACGCGGACGAGGAGACGGGCCGGGCGCTGGCAATCCGCCGCCTGCGCGTCGACGGCCCCTGACGCGGCGCTCCCCGGCTCCGTAAACGGATTGGAGCGATGCCGAGCACCCTGCCGACGCGGATGGTCATCGATCTTCCCAACTGGGTCGGCGACCAGGTCATGGCGCTGCCGGCGGTCGACCGCCTGGTGGCGGCCAACGCCGGTGGCGAGACGACCCTGCACTCGCGGCCGGCGGGGCGGCGGCTGTTCGCGTCCCTGTTTCCGATGGCGGAGGTGGTGGCGAGCCCGCCCAAGTGCTCGCCAATCACCACCGCGCGCCGGCTCTGCCGGGACGGCGGCCGCTTCGACGTCGGCATCACCCTGCGCCATGCCTCGCGGGCCAAGATCTGCCTGCGCCTGACCGCGCGGCGGTCGCTCGGAAGCGATGGCGACGGCGGCCGCCTGCTGCTGTCGGAGCGCTACCCGGTCGACCGCAGCCGCCACCAGGTGTTCGACGCCGACCCGATCCTGGAGGGGCTCGGGCTGTCCGGGGTCGACCCGCGATGGCGGCCCTCGCTGCCGCTGGAGCTGGTCGAGGAGGGCGCCCGGGAGCTGCGCCGCGCGGGGGTGGTGCGCGACGGCGCGATCGGCGTCGCGCCGGCCTGCGCCCGCGGCGAGACCAAGCGGTGGCCCGCGGCCGCCTACGGCGAGCTGGCGCGGCGGATGCGGGGGCGCGGCCTGGAGGTGGTCGTCGTCATCGGTCCCGGCGAGGCCGAGCTCGGCCGCCAGGTGGTGGCGGCGGCGGGTCGACCGCTGCCGGTCGTCGGCGGCGACGTCGATGTGGCCGGCCTGGCGGGAGTGCTCGCCCGGCTGTCGGTGCTGGTGTGCAACGACTCGGGTCCGATGCACCTGGCGGCGGCGGTCGGCATCCGGATGGTGGCGCTGTTCGGCCCCACCGACCCCCGCCGCACCGGCCCGCTCGGCGACCGCCACGTGGTGCTGCGCCGGGATCTCGAGTGCGCTCCCTGTCGCGCCCGGAGCTGCGCCCTCGGCCATGCCGCCTGCCTGCGCGAGCTGCCGGTCGAGCGGGCCGAGCGCGCGGTGCTCGAGATGTTGGGCCGCGGCTGAGCGATCGCATCCGCTTCCCCTTCCGCGCCCGC includes the following:
- a CDS encoding glycosyltransferase family 9 protein, translated to MPSTLPTRMVIDLPNWVGDQVMALPAVDRLVAANAGGETTLHSRPAGRRLFASLFPMAEVVASPPKCSPITTARRLCRDGGRFDVGITLRHASRAKICLRLTARRSLGSDGDGGRLLLSERYPVDRSRHQVFDADPILEGLGLSGVDPRWRPSLPLELVEEGARELRRAGVVRDGAIGVAPACARGETKRWPAAAYGELARRMRGRGLEVVVVIGPGEAELGRQVVAAAGRPLPVVGGDVDVAGLAGVLARLSVLVCNDSGPMHLAAAVGIRMVALFGPTDPRRTGPLGDRHVVLRRDLECAPCRARSCALGHAACLRELPVERAERAVLEMLGRG
- the rny gene encoding ribonuclease Y, producing the protein MKLLIAAIGALLVAIIALIVVWALWRASRLAARRLLANAEKEARRIRARAEIDGQRIQKDGEILVRERLLAARTEFEHETRDYRIELDGLARELDRRERELAASLEELTAREADLGRLAATLGGREAAVVEAERRAEAAAAEQRARLEQISGMTADQARSELMRGMEHEARMEAAGMIRRVEEEATEKAKDKARRVISMAIQRIASEHVVESTVAVVDLPSDEMKGRIIGREGRNIRAFEQATGVDLIVDDTPEAVILSCFEPVRREIARLALTNLIQDGRIHPGRIEELVAKVQTEMDEKLLADGEAAALEAGIPDLHPELQKLIGRLQFRSSFGQNALKHSLEVSWLAHHMAAELGVNAKVAGRAGLLHDIGKAVDREMEGTHLELGRELLRRHGESDEVIHAMECHHGDVEPHSVEAVLVTAADALSAARPGARREILENYIKRLDTLEKVANDFKGVDKAYAIQAGRELRIVVESDKISDEEALWLARDVAKKVEAELTYPGQIKVTVIRETRAVEYAR
- a CDS encoding TIGR00282 family metallophosphoesterase: MIRILFVGDVMGGPGRRAVEAHLEGLVDRERIDFVVANIENIAGGFGLTAKVLEELEGLPIDVLTSGNHVWDKKEGVPLLDAHPALLRPANYPDGNPGRGWCVEETAAGVPVAVVNLQGQALMAPIDNPFRVADRVLEEIRLAHDNLRVIVVDMHAEATSEKQAMGWHLDGRVTAVLGTHTHVPTADERILPEGTAFQTDVGMTGPYESVIGMRPDKVLERFLLGTPRPFEPAKRDVQLRGAIVDADEETGRALAIRRLRVDGP